The following proteins are encoded in a genomic region of Sorangiineae bacterium MSr12523:
- a CDS encoding sigma-70 family RNA polymerase sigma factor has product MAVSSLAGTCLAPDHRAQEAPTVAMPTDFDTLYSAHAKFVWRAVVRLGVEPMAVEDVVQEIFLVVHRGLHDFEWRSSARTWIYGIAVNVVRHHRRARARKSHNAQESAEQLCTFPADPAHAPDAILEKAQAALLLLRVLDNLSSDLREVFVLAELEEITLAEIGKILGISSNTVASRLRAARQKFDQALVRERARDTWRVR; this is encoded by the coding sequence ATGGCCGTCTCTTCGCTCGCTGGTACCTGCCTCGCGCCCGACCATCGCGCGCAAGAGGCGCCCACGGTCGCGATGCCGACGGACTTCGATACTTTGTACAGTGCGCACGCGAAGTTCGTATGGCGCGCCGTGGTTCGACTGGGCGTGGAACCGATGGCGGTGGAAGACGTCGTCCAAGAGATCTTTCTGGTGGTGCACCGCGGCCTGCACGACTTCGAATGGCGCTCTTCCGCACGCACATGGATCTATGGGATCGCCGTCAACGTGGTGCGCCACCACCGACGTGCGCGTGCGCGGAAGTCGCACAATGCGCAGGAATCCGCGGAGCAGCTGTGTACCTTCCCGGCCGATCCGGCGCATGCGCCGGATGCGATTTTGGAGAAGGCGCAGGCCGCGCTTTTGCTTTTGCGGGTGCTCGACAATCTATCGAGCGACCTTCGAGAGGTCTTCGTTCTGGCCGAGCTCGAGGAGATCACGTTGGCGGAGATTGGGAAAATTCTGGGTATCTCGTCCAACACCGTCGCTTCGCGGCTGCGCGCCGCACGCCAGAAATTCGATCAAGCGCTGGTCCGAGAACGGGCGCGCGACACGTGGAGAGTCCGATGA
- a CDS encoding amidohydrolase family protein, whose protein sequence is MFAMSAGTIGCASHAEAAPVAHATSAAGPRAAPNARSVPPAAPIDPSSMPKQKPIVLRAARLFDGKGNDVLEAQGGRVSVLVENGLITQLGKSITAPADAEVIDLGDSTLLPGFIDAHTHLAVELGDDYYRYNQERLLRSPAENALLAVGFAKKTLDAGFTTVRDVGSYHYIDVGLRNAIKAGVIQGPRMLVAVHALGATGGHADEDPYPPELIKEPGPADGICNGADACRMAVREQVKYGADVIKVMSSGGVLSLADAVDAPQLTPDELKAIVDEAHRLGKRVATHCHGDTAAKAAIAAGVDSVEHGSFLKPDTLAMMKANGTVLIPTFMAADWLSKRIDKMPPPIQEKERAADAAHAQMFKDALRAGVTIGFGTDAGVFPHGDNAHEFALMTKAGMSPAAALRAATSTNAALLGLSAQTGTLEKGKLADVVAVPGNPLKDITQTEHVTFVMRAGRISKRPAGEGRAGSAP, encoded by the coding sequence ATGTTCGCCATGTCCGCGGGGACGATTGGCTGTGCGTCGCACGCGGAGGCGGCACCCGTCGCGCACGCCACCTCGGCGGCAGGGCCGCGTGCGGCGCCGAATGCGCGTTCCGTTCCGCCGGCCGCGCCCATCGATCCTTCGAGCATGCCGAAACAAAAGCCCATCGTTTTGCGTGCCGCGCGCCTTTTCGACGGCAAAGGGAACGACGTGCTCGAGGCGCAAGGTGGACGCGTCTCGGTCTTGGTGGAAAACGGCCTCATCACGCAGCTGGGTAAATCGATAACCGCCCCCGCCGATGCGGAGGTGATCGATTTGGGCGACAGCACGCTGTTGCCGGGGTTCATCGATGCACACACCCATCTCGCCGTGGAATTGGGAGATGACTATTACCGCTACAACCAGGAGCGGCTCCTCCGCTCGCCCGCCGAGAATGCTCTTCTCGCGGTGGGCTTTGCAAAAAAGACGCTCGACGCCGGCTTTACCACCGTGCGCGACGTGGGCTCGTATCATTACATCGATGTAGGGCTCCGCAATGCCATCAAGGCCGGCGTGATTCAAGGACCCCGCATGCTCGTGGCCGTCCACGCCCTTGGAGCAACGGGCGGTCACGCCGACGAGGACCCGTATCCACCCGAGCTGATCAAGGAGCCCGGCCCCGCCGACGGCATCTGCAACGGCGCGGACGCGTGCCGGATGGCGGTGCGCGAGCAAGTGAAATATGGGGCCGACGTCATCAAGGTGATGTCCTCGGGCGGTGTCCTGTCCCTCGCCGACGCCGTGGATGCGCCGCAGCTCACACCCGACGAATTGAAGGCCATCGTCGACGAAGCGCACCGGCTCGGAAAAAGGGTGGCGACGCATTGCCACGGCGATACGGCTGCCAAGGCAGCCATCGCGGCCGGGGTGGATTCGGTCGAGCACGGGTCCTTCCTGAAGCCGGACACGCTGGCCATGATGAAGGCGAATGGCACGGTGCTGATTCCGACGTTCATGGCCGCAGACTGGTTGTCGAAAAGGATCGACAAGATGCCACCCCCCATCCAGGAAAAGGAACGTGCCGCGGACGCTGCGCACGCGCAGATGTTCAAGGACGCCCTGCGCGCCGGCGTGACGATCGGGTTCGGCACCGACGCGGGCGTATTCCCGCACGGTGACAATGCCCACGAGTTCGCCCTGATGACCAAAGCGGGAATGTCCCCCGCCGCCGCGTTGCGCGCGGCCACTTCCACGAATGCGGCCTTGCTGGGCCTTTCCGCGCAAACGGGAACGCTGGAAAAAGGCAAGCTGGCCGATGTCGTGGCCGTACCCGGCAATCCGCTCAAAGACATTACCCAGACCGAACACGTGACCTTCGTGATGCGCGCGGGCCGCATCTCCAAGCGCCCCGCAGGCGAGGGCCGCGCAGGCTCCGCGCCATGA
- the ltrA gene encoding group II intron reverse transcriptase/maturase, producing MGETKGSQTISMRLERIAELVRKFPESPLTTLAHHIDVEWLNEAYRRTRKDGATGIDGVSAEQYEEKLQENLQNLLEGVKSGMYRAPSVRRVHIPKGDGSQTRPIGIPTFEDKVLQRAIMMVLEPVYEKMFHDFSYGFRPGRSAHQACDAVWSGTMRMKGGWVLEADIEGFFNTIDHGKLREILSQRIRDGVILRLIGKWLNAGVLEGMKLSRPETGTPQGGVISPLLANIYLHEVLDEWFVREVQPRLASRAMLVRYADDFVIVFEQKEDAERVLDVLPKRFEKYGLTLHPEKTRLVRFTRPSDEEGSDDGPGTFDLLGFTHYWGLSRKGKWVVKRRTAKDRFTRAVRRISEWCRRHMHKPVTTQRQALCKKLCGHYAYYGVTSNFKAVARFKFVVQIIWRRWLSRRSQKGHVTWNRMNELLKRFPLPSPRIVHGYLT from the coding sequence ATGGGAGAGACGAAGGGCTCACAAACCATCTCAATGCGACTCGAGCGGATAGCGGAACTGGTGAGGAAATTTCCGGAATCACCGCTGACGACGCTCGCCCATCACATCGACGTGGAGTGGCTGAACGAGGCGTATCGCCGGACACGCAAGGATGGCGCGACGGGCATCGATGGCGTAAGCGCAGAGCAGTACGAGGAGAAGCTGCAGGAAAACCTGCAAAATCTGCTCGAAGGCGTGAAGTCAGGCATGTACCGGGCGCCGTCCGTGAGGCGGGTACACATCCCGAAGGGAGATGGGTCGCAGACACGACCGATCGGAATTCCAACCTTCGAGGACAAGGTCCTGCAACGGGCGATTATGATGGTGCTCGAACCAGTGTACGAAAAGATGTTTCACGACTTTTCGTACGGTTTTCGACCCGGACGATCGGCTCACCAGGCGTGCGACGCGGTTTGGTCGGGCACGATGCGAATGAAGGGAGGGTGGGTGCTGGAGGCCGATATCGAAGGCTTCTTCAACACCATCGATCACGGAAAGCTACGGGAAATTCTAAGCCAACGGATACGTGATGGCGTGATTCTGCGCCTGATCGGCAAGTGGCTGAACGCGGGAGTACTGGAAGGAATGAAGCTCTCGCGACCCGAAACAGGGACCCCGCAGGGGGGAGTGATCTCCCCACTGCTGGCGAACATCTACCTGCACGAAGTGCTAGACGAATGGTTCGTGCGAGAAGTCCAGCCACGACTCGCAAGTCGAGCGATGCTGGTGCGCTATGCCGACGATTTCGTCATCGTCTTCGAGCAGAAAGAGGACGCCGAGCGGGTACTTGACGTACTTCCGAAACGATTCGAGAAGTACGGACTGACGTTGCATCCTGAGAAAACGCGGCTGGTACGCTTCACGCGTCCAAGCGACGAAGAAGGGAGCGACGATGGTCCGGGCACCTTCGATCTGCTGGGCTTCACGCACTACTGGGGCTTGTCGCGCAAGGGCAAGTGGGTGGTGAAGAGGCGCACGGCGAAGGACCGATTCACACGAGCCGTGCGTCGGATCAGCGAGTGGTGCCGCAGGCACATGCACAAGCCGGTCACGACGCAGCGCCAGGCGCTTTGCAAGAAGCTCTGCGGCCACTACGCCTACTACGGAGTGACGTCAAACTTCAAAGCGGTCGCTCGCTTCAAGTTCGTCGTACAGATCATATGGCGCCGTTGGCTGTCGAGACGCTCGCAAAAGGGCCACGTGACGTGGAACAGAATGAACGAGCTACTGAAGCGCTTTCCGCTTCCGTCGCCCCGGATCGTCCACGGCTACCTCACGTAG
- a CDS encoding hotdog fold thioesterase, with protein sequence MDANALRDLIENMIPFHRFLGMRCAEIRPSFVRIELPFREDFIGDPLRRALHGGLLSTLADTTGGMAVWSELRDARSRLSTIDLRVDYLRPGKPELVACEATVVRQGNRVGVTDMRLFHPSSPQETIATGKGVYNITVVKSQ encoded by the coding sequence ATGGACGCCAACGCCTTGCGCGATTTGATCGAGAACATGATTCCCTTCCATCGATTCCTGGGAATGCGATGCGCAGAAATTCGGCCTTCCTTCGTTCGGATCGAGTTGCCCTTCCGCGAGGACTTCATCGGCGATCCGCTCCGTCGCGCGCTCCACGGTGGCCTTTTGAGCACGCTCGCCGACACCACCGGCGGCATGGCCGTCTGGTCCGAGTTGCGTGACGCGCGCAGCCGTCTCTCGACCATCGACTTGCGCGTCGACTACCTCCGCCCGGGGAAGCCGGAGCTCGTCGCCTGCGAGGCCACGGTGGTCCGCCAGGGCAATCGCGTGGGGGTGACGGACATGCGATTGTTTCACCCATCCTCACCCCAGGAGACGATTGCCACGGGCAAAGGCGTGTACAACATCACCGTCGTCAAGTCGCAATAA
- a CDS encoding NAD-dependent epimerase/dehydratase family protein, whose product MSKPVVLITGVNGEIGRSLLKRLTQQDRYRVVSLDLSPLPESYRELTHEAYSGNIMDRYLLDQIAAHHEIKVVFHLAALLSTRGERDPELAHQVNVEGTLNLLRMSQNQSSRLGESVRFLFPSSIAVYGIPDLDTKKNVGRISEENWNLPITMYGCNKLYCEHLGRYFTNYSRQLGALASATRMDFRAIRFPGLISAETIPTGGTSDFGPEMIHAAAQGQPYKCFVGPDARIPFMTMPDATDALIQLLEADRDQLSQAVYNVSGFSASAEEIAGMVRKHFPNADLSYELDPVRSKIVDSWPEDVDDSLARNDWGFSPKYDFQRSFDQYLIPTIRSLYSKRQLA is encoded by the coding sequence ATGAGCAAGCCTGTCGTGTTGATTACTGGTGTGAACGGTGAAATCGGACGGTCCCTGTTGAAGCGATTGACGCAACAAGATCGTTACAGGGTGGTGTCGTTGGACCTCTCGCCCCTACCGGAATCGTACCGCGAGCTCACCCACGAAGCCTATTCCGGCAACATCATGGATAGGTACTTGCTCGATCAAATTGCCGCCCACCACGAAATCAAGGTGGTGTTCCACCTCGCGGCCTTGCTCTCCACCCGAGGCGAGCGCGATCCGGAGCTTGCGCACCAGGTGAACGTCGAAGGTACCCTCAACCTTCTTCGTATGAGCCAAAACCAGTCAAGCCGATTGGGCGAATCCGTGCGCTTCCTTTTCCCGAGCTCCATTGCCGTCTACGGCATTCCGGATCTCGACACCAAGAAGAACGTGGGCCGCATCTCCGAAGAGAATTGGAATTTGCCCATCACGATGTATGGGTGCAACAAGCTGTATTGCGAGCACTTGGGCCGCTATTTCACCAACTATTCGCGCCAATTGGGTGCTCTCGCTTCGGCGACCCGTATGGACTTCCGCGCCATCCGCTTCCCGGGCTTGATCTCCGCCGAGACGATCCCCACCGGTGGTACGAGCGACTTCGGCCCCGAGATGATCCACGCCGCGGCACAGGGCCAACCGTACAAGTGCTTCGTGGGGCCGGATGCGCGGATCCCCTTCATGACCATGCCCGATGCGACGGACGCGCTCATTCAATTGCTGGAGGCCGATCGCGATCAACTCTCGCAAGCCGTGTACAACGTGTCCGGCTTCAGTGCCTCCGCAGAAGAAATCGCGGGGATGGTCAGAAAGCATTTCCCCAACGCCGATCTCTCCTACGAGCTCGATCCGGTCCGCTCGAAAATCGTCGATTCGTGGCCCGAGGACGTGGACGATTCGCTCGCCCGCAACGATTGGGGCTTTAGTCCGAAATACGACTTCCAACGCTCCTTCGATCAGTATCTGATCCCGACGATCCGTTCGCTCTACAGTAAACGCCAATTGGCCTAG
- a CDS encoding protein kinase, whose translation MNERATDLKDTLPAGIESVTRARGAATPMFLKEGEVVEERYRIEGLLGTGGTARVWLAHDAVEGRQIAFKEIEVVPGSRPDDLEESALMFRREFFAMRRLQHPFTLKVYDCGILPSGNRYITMERVDGVDVHAAVSERPLDSAEAFNLLMRLAQTLAFIHARLFVHCDIKADNVRMLSNGNVKLMDFGLMHQLGTPTRGRLWGTAAYIAPEWLSGGAIDGRADLYSLGVLGFFAVTGQHPFHGATIQQLLRAHREERPPAPSSLVPSIHPELEAVLLRLLAKDPVDRFPTANALMAALSQASESIPSEEPLAARASYLHVPTVVGRKRETARLEEVLAEAERGAARALFIAAPAGTGKSRLLSELELHAKLSDVPFAFGQCHAQGLAPLAPLKRALRVLLPVTPPEMIERIRTPLATLLPPEYAQPQGPARAPSEEKLIVFEALSQWLVALAQVHRFVICLEDLHWADDATIEHLNVIIRALHGTHGLVCGTFRSDELPELSPLYHTVFAGAATIMKLRPLSPSHLRELVALALPGFEVPKAFVANLHTATQGNVFFATECLRGLVEQGALQRVAGRWFADGDLAQVALPGSIGEAIRLRLSTLTAESLDFLRRIAPAGLVLDMTLLRAAAELDDEKLFAALDGVVERQFLQYSGGHYHFTHDTVRRTIYDETPELDRRYYHGRIAEHIERTVGDTPEGARAAGYHFARSHEPARAIAPLLLASRHLLAHSAMQEGYRILKEAEALLEKHLNYPDRTELQVTAWGKLIEVGYSSDTSACYLFAEKLFSYWETTVDLDAGRKIVEAKARTAPDELYREIPVHADMSADDAFLKRSEYRILQNFGFAIMGRPADVRQVLEKADADSDEGSPFRAAAYLAKGALIVHTGHFAGVVAELQEHLATLRAFHATKRNGPARLSWALAVGTYFLNINLAAMGKELDQRASEDGMSIASEFGFVELRIYHLLSRLARGSFTGDARQFVPHYEEMNGWMRRLGNPSLPERNLVLSTPPYYLERGEVEPASAMIRRGTHLSENVMPGDIWLRLYVSVYRGCLLVLSKKYDLAYEALTKAIAAAHERDFRMETLAWVYLSRLHALRRDPEAAREAAEQALARAADPLRANPFDEILARRVLAAALPGAEGERELDRARQVANDSGNVLQHGITLLALAERRASSHPGGARALLVLAQKHLTAASAHVWLERATHLLDRWR comes from the coding sequence ATGAACGAGCGCGCGACAGACCTCAAGGACACGCTGCCCGCGGGCATCGAGAGTGTCACCCGCGCCCGTGGGGCGGCGACCCCTATGTTTCTCAAAGAAGGGGAAGTCGTCGAGGAGCGATATCGCATCGAAGGGCTCCTAGGCACCGGCGGCACCGCCCGAGTCTGGCTGGCGCACGACGCGGTGGAGGGGCGCCAGATCGCCTTCAAGGAAATCGAAGTGGTCCCCGGCTCCCGCCCGGACGACCTCGAAGAGAGCGCACTCATGTTTCGTCGCGAATTCTTCGCGATGAGACGACTTCAGCATCCCTTCACGCTGAAGGTCTATGACTGCGGCATCCTCCCTTCCGGCAACCGCTACATCACCATGGAGCGTGTCGACGGCGTCGACGTCCATGCGGCGGTAAGTGAACGCCCTCTCGATTCCGCCGAGGCGTTCAACCTGCTGATGCGCCTCGCGCAGACCCTCGCCTTCATCCACGCGCGCCTTTTCGTGCACTGCGACATCAAGGCCGACAACGTTCGCATGCTCTCGAACGGCAATGTCAAATTGATGGACTTCGGCCTAATGCACCAACTCGGAACCCCAACCCGGGGACGCCTCTGGGGAACGGCCGCGTACATTGCGCCCGAATGGCTCTCCGGCGGCGCCATCGATGGGAGGGCCGATCTCTACTCGCTCGGGGTATTGGGCTTCTTTGCGGTGACGGGCCAGCATCCGTTTCATGGCGCCACCATTCAACAGCTTCTGCGCGCGCATCGCGAGGAGCGGCCGCCCGCCCCTTCGTCGCTCGTCCCGTCCATCCACCCGGAGCTCGAGGCCGTTCTTCTGCGCCTTCTGGCCAAGGACCCCGTCGATCGCTTTCCGACCGCCAATGCCCTGATGGCCGCCCTGTCGCAGGCGAGCGAAAGCATTCCATCCGAGGAGCCGCTCGCCGCGCGTGCCAGCTACCTTCATGTGCCCACCGTCGTCGGACGGAAACGCGAGACAGCGCGGCTCGAAGAGGTCCTTGCCGAAGCCGAACGAGGTGCCGCCCGTGCCCTGTTCATCGCGGCCCCCGCCGGAACTGGCAAATCGCGATTGCTCTCGGAATTGGAACTTCACGCCAAGCTCTCCGACGTCCCATTTGCATTTGGGCAGTGCCATGCCCAAGGTCTTGCCCCGCTCGCCCCGTTGAAGCGCGCGCTGCGCGTTCTTTTGCCGGTTACCCCGCCGGAAATGATCGAGCGCATTCGAACGCCGTTGGCGACATTGTTGCCCCCGGAATATGCGCAGCCCCAAGGGCCCGCGCGGGCACCCTCCGAGGAGAAGCTCATCGTCTTCGAGGCGCTTTCGCAGTGGCTCGTTGCGCTGGCCCAGGTGCACCGATTCGTCATTTGCTTGGAAGATCTGCACTGGGCAGACGACGCGACCATCGAGCACCTCAACGTTATCATTCGTGCGCTCCACGGCACCCACGGGCTGGTGTGTGGGACCTTCCGATCCGACGAATTGCCCGAGCTCTCGCCGCTGTATCACACGGTTTTTGCCGGCGCGGCGACCATCATGAAGCTTCGCCCCTTGTCGCCATCGCATTTGCGCGAGCTGGTGGCGTTGGCCCTGCCGGGCTTCGAGGTGCCGAAAGCCTTCGTCGCGAATTTGCATACGGCAACCCAGGGGAACGTGTTTTTTGCCACCGAGTGCTTGCGCGGATTGGTCGAGCAGGGGGCACTGCAACGGGTTGCCGGCCGCTGGTTCGCCGATGGCGATCTCGCGCAGGTTGCTCTGCCGGGAAGCATCGGAGAAGCGATCCGGCTTCGCCTTTCCACGCTGACCGCGGAGTCCCTCGATTTTCTCCGGCGCATCGCACCGGCCGGCCTGGTGCTCGATATGACCCTTTTGCGTGCGGCGGCCGAGCTCGACGACGAAAAGCTGTTTGCGGCACTGGACGGTGTCGTCGAACGTCAATTCCTGCAGTATTCGGGCGGGCATTACCACTTTACGCACGACACCGTCCGCAGGACGATTTACGACGAAACCCCCGAGCTGGATCGGCGCTACTACCACGGCCGGATCGCCGAGCATATCGAGCGCACGGTGGGTGATACCCCCGAGGGAGCGCGTGCTGCCGGCTACCATTTCGCCCGCTCCCACGAGCCCGCGCGCGCCATTGCTCCGCTCCTCCTCGCCTCGAGACATCTTCTCGCCCACAGCGCGATGCAGGAGGGATATCGCATCCTCAAAGAGGCCGAGGCCCTGCTCGAAAAACATCTCAACTACCCCGATCGGACCGAGCTGCAGGTGACGGCGTGGGGAAAGCTCATCGAGGTCGGCTACAGCAGCGACACGTCAGCCTGTTATCTCTTTGCGGAAAAGCTATTCTCGTATTGGGAGACCACCGTCGATCTGGATGCCGGGCGAAAAATCGTGGAAGCGAAGGCCCGAACGGCACCCGACGAATTGTATCGGGAGATCCCCGTTCACGCGGACATGAGCGCGGACGATGCTTTTCTCAAGCGGTCCGAATATCGAATTTTGCAAAATTTCGGATTTGCCATCATGGGCCGTCCCGCGGACGTTCGGCAGGTGCTGGAAAAGGCCGATGCCGACAGCGACGAAGGCTCGCCGTTCCGTGCTGCAGCCTACCTCGCCAAGGGGGCATTGATCGTTCACACGGGGCATTTCGCAGGTGTCGTAGCCGAGTTGCAAGAGCATCTGGCTACGCTCCGCGCGTTCCATGCCACGAAAAGGAATGGACCGGCGCGGCTATCGTGGGCCCTGGCCGTGGGGACGTATTTTCTGAATATCAACTTGGCGGCAATGGGAAAAGAGCTCGACCAGCGCGCCAGCGAAGACGGGATGTCCATTGCCTCCGAATTCGGTTTCGTCGAGCTTCGCATCTACCATCTTCTTTCGCGGCTCGCGCGCGGGTCATTCACGGGGGATGCGAGGCAGTTCGTGCCGCACTACGAGGAAATGAACGGCTGGATGCGACGGCTGGGCAATCCGTCTCTTCCCGAGCGAAATCTCGTGCTCTCGACCCCGCCCTATTACCTGGAACGGGGTGAGGTCGAACCCGCGAGTGCCATGATCCGACGCGGCACGCACCTCAGCGAGAACGTGATGCCTGGCGATATCTGGCTTCGGCTCTACGTGAGCGTCTACCGCGGCTGCCTCTTGGTGCTCAGCAAGAAATACGATCTTGCTTACGAGGCACTCACCAAAGCGATTGCCGCGGCGCACGAGCGCGACTTTCGCATGGAAACGCTCGCCTGGGTCTATTTGTCCCGATTGCACGCGCTGCGGCGTGATCCCGAGGCTGCGCGCGAGGCGGCCGAGCAGGCCCTCGCGCGGGCGGCCGATCCTCTTCGCGCCAATCCGTTCGACGAGATTCTGGCCCGACGAGTGCTCGCCGCGGCGCTCCCCGGCGCGGAGGGGGAGCGGGAGCTCGATCGAGCCCGCCAGGTGGCGAACGACTCGGGCAACGTGCTCCAACATGGCATTACGTTGTTGGCCCTTGCCGAACGGCGCGCGTCGTCCCACCCCGGAGGGGCACGCGCCCTTCTCGTCCTCGCACAAAAGCACCTGACCGCCGCGTCGGCCCATGTCTGGCTCGAACGGGCCACGCACCTTCTCGACCGCTGGCGTTGA